In Vibrio tritonius, the following are encoded in one genomic region:
- the smrA gene encoding DNA endonuclease SmrA, whose amino-acid sequence MSQEDDFELFQQMMGDVKPIKQDTAEHPKSIQVTEAHLARREAATHLSEGDPEYLSIDNAPMLKPEDVIEFKRDGVQDGVYRKLRLGKYPIQARLDLHKRTLQQARDEIVAFLRQCLRMDIRTVMIVHGKGARSNPPALMKSYVASWLPQIKEVQCVHSALQFHGGTGAVYVLLRKSDEKKMENRERHQKRLG is encoded by the coding sequence ATGTCTCAAGAAGACGATTTCGAGCTGTTCCAGCAAATGATGGGTGACGTAAAGCCTATTAAACAAGATACAGCTGAACACCCAAAGTCGATACAGGTAACCGAAGCGCATTTAGCCAGACGCGAAGCTGCCACCCACTTGAGTGAAGGGGATCCAGAATATCTCTCCATCGATAACGCGCCAATGCTCAAACCAGAGGACGTGATCGAGTTTAAACGTGATGGTGTTCAAGATGGTGTGTATCGCAAACTCCGTTTAGGAAAATACCCCATTCAAGCAAGACTTGATTTGCATAAAAGAACCCTACAACAGGCACGGGATGAAATTGTGGCCTTTTTACGCCAGTGTTTACGGATGGACATCCGTACTGTGATGATTGTTCACGGTAAAGGTGCACGTTCAAATCCACCAGCCTTAATGAAAAGCTATGTCGCGTCATGGTTACCACAAATAAAAGAAGTACAATGTGTCCACAGTGCTTTGCAATTTCATGGCGGCACTGGTGCTGTTTATGTATTACTGCGTAAGAGCGATGAGAAAAAAATGGAAAACCGCGAGCGCCATCAAAAACGACTTGGCTGA
- a CDS encoding TraB/GumN family protein, with protein MPLNLRVLAGVLALFTTVTKAEPLYWQVSRGDLNLYVIGSVHVGTPSMYPLPKIITDTLTQGSGLIVETDTRNTNGVTYPPQTVKTKDILNKKQLTQLSTMAKSLGLNSDRYREMAPWATAIALQNDHLSQLGYHSGNGVDTRMLSQATQHNIPVIGLEKLQFQIDLLTQQPDDGKELLLGMLKEWKSSETTMQCLIQSWKAGDENNLMRFAEADGMSAQMRDDVVDKRNLDWANKLSSTSFYPDSQGNYVMVVGVLHLIGPNNVLDLMEKQGFSVTRLNQAKAADCDFE; from the coding sequence ATGCCGTTGAATTTACGTGTACTTGCTGGCGTTCTCGCGCTGTTTACTACAGTAACTAAAGCAGAACCTTTGTACTGGCAAGTAAGCCGAGGAGATTTAAACCTCTATGTTATCGGCTCAGTGCATGTTGGTACTCCATCCATGTATCCTTTACCTAAAATCATTACTGATACCCTAACCCAAGGTTCAGGATTAATCGTTGAAACCGATACCCGCAACACCAACGGAGTAACATATCCACCACAAACCGTTAAGACCAAAGATATTCTCAATAAAAAGCAGTTAACACAGCTCTCTACAATGGCGAAAAGCTTGGGGTTGAATTCTGATCGATACCGCGAGATGGCACCATGGGCAACAGCCATTGCTCTGCAAAATGATCATTTAAGCCAACTGGGTTACCATTCAGGAAATGGGGTCGATACTCGGATGCTTAGCCAAGCGACCCAGCACAACATTCCTGTGATTGGCCTTGAGAAATTACAATTTCAAATTGACCTACTCACTCAACAGCCTGATGACGGGAAAGAGCTTTTACTCGGCATGCTCAAAGAGTGGAAAAGCAGTGAAACCACTATGCAATGCTTAATTCAGAGCTGGAAAGCGGGCGATGAAAATAATTTGATGCGTTTTGCTGAAGCAGATGGCATGTCAGCACAAATGCGTGATGATGTGGTGGATAAACGTAATCTCGATTGGGCCAATAAGCTCAGTTCAACCAGCTTTTATCCCGATTCCCAAGGCAATTATGTGATGGTCGTTGGTGTGCTGCATTTAATTGGGCCAAATAATGTGTTAGATCTGATGGAAAAGCAGGGGTTTTCGGTGACAAGGCTTAATCAAGCTAAAGCTGCAGACTGCGATTTTGAGTAG
- a CDS encoding heavy metal translocating P-type ATPase, translating into MSHYALPLTGLHCMGCARSLERQLNEDFTVTIKELTPTYIDFEADASLDQVLDSVEAVGFAAGHHYEFGLEGLHCGGCVNKLTTHLQEAHNIARLEVTKEHLSLVTSLSPQEIEQKVAEVGFKAIAANDDIATSEPTSNDVTTEETPSTKQQQASTLLEKDVHTHLLVKGMSCASCVSSVEKALLSVEGVQRAQVNLAEQSALVIANKSLAQELIQAVTDAGYQAEWVDDPALQQEKQQQQLETVKKEHLRSAIMGLVVGVPLMLWGVLGGDMAIQTTTQQMSWGIVGVICLALLATAGRHFYTSAWKSLTHGRATMDTLVALGTGVAWLYSIFVVILPSAFPDAARHVYFEASAMIIGLISLGHYIEAKAKARTTQSLQALINLQPQQATLITEQGDQTIAVEQIQQGMQLRIKPGEKVAVDGKVVSGDSYVDESMLTGEPIPNHKFVGETVSAGTINQDGSLVIETTGIGAQTMLSRIIQLVRQAQSSKPALAKLADKISSVFVPVVVAIAIVTALVWYLVGPEPKISYMLVAATTVLIIACPCALGLATPLSVTVGVGKAAELGILIKDADVLQSASKIDTVVFDKTGTLTQGRPTIQSIDPLTMSADELLTLAYALEQHSEHPLAKAVCLHAKEQNLNAPEVTDFANQRGKGLKGHIDGHTITVGSIGYLQTSNVDLAPLADVLNRYRAQAWSPVVIASDGKVIGAIAIADPLKESAISAINTLNRMGIHTVMLTGDQSSVANAIAKEIGINQVIAQVLPDQKAQHIAKLQQEGRTVAMAGDGINDAPALAQADIGIAMGSGSDVAIESAQMTLLNSSPLAIADAIELSKATVKNIKQNLMGAFVYNTLGIPIAAGVLYPAFGFMLNPVIAGAAMALSSITVVSNANRLRLFKR; encoded by the coding sequence ATGAGCCATTATGCTTTACCACTCACCGGTCTTCATTGCATGGGGTGCGCGCGCAGTTTAGAGCGTCAACTCAATGAAGATTTCACAGTTACCATTAAAGAACTCACCCCGACTTATATCGATTTCGAGGCGGATGCATCATTAGATCAAGTACTTGATAGCGTTGAAGCCGTTGGGTTTGCCGCAGGTCACCATTATGAATTTGGCCTAGAAGGTCTGCATTGTGGTGGCTGCGTCAATAAACTCACCACGCATTTACAGGAAGCACACAACATTGCTCGCTTAGAGGTTACCAAAGAGCATCTTTCGCTGGTTACTTCCCTTTCTCCTCAAGAGATTGAGCAAAAGGTCGCAGAGGTTGGCTTTAAAGCAATTGCAGCCAATGACGATATCGCAACATCAGAACCAACCAGTAATGACGTGACTACAGAGGAGACCCCCTCTACAAAACAGCAACAAGCTAGCACGCTTCTTGAAAAAGACGTTCACACGCATCTCCTAGTTAAGGGGATGAGCTGTGCTAGCTGTGTCTCTTCCGTTGAAAAAGCCCTGCTCTCAGTAGAGGGGGTACAACGTGCTCAAGTTAACTTAGCGGAACAAAGCGCGTTGGTGATTGCCAATAAAAGTCTGGCTCAAGAGTTAATTCAAGCGGTGACCGATGCCGGTTATCAAGCAGAATGGGTCGACGACCCTGCGTTGCAACAAGAAAAGCAGCAACAACAGCTAGAGACGGTTAAAAAGGAACACTTACGTAGCGCCATCATGGGCTTAGTGGTCGGTGTACCTTTAATGCTGTGGGGCGTTTTGGGTGGTGACATGGCGATTCAAACCACCACGCAACAGATGAGCTGGGGCATAGTGGGCGTTATCTGTCTAGCGCTTCTCGCAACCGCTGGTCGTCACTTTTACACTAGTGCTTGGAAGTCATTAACTCACGGGCGCGCGACCATGGATACCTTAGTCGCGCTCGGAACCGGTGTTGCTTGGCTCTATTCTATTTTTGTTGTGATTCTGCCAAGCGCATTTCCCGATGCCGCTCGCCACGTTTACTTCGAAGCAAGTGCAATGATCATCGGTTTAATTTCTCTTGGTCATTACATTGAAGCAAAAGCCAAGGCGCGTACCACTCAATCGCTGCAAGCGTTAATTAACCTTCAGCCACAACAAGCGACATTGATTACCGAACAAGGGGATCAAACCATAGCGGTCGAGCAGATCCAACAAGGTATGCAATTGCGTATCAAACCGGGTGAAAAAGTGGCCGTGGATGGTAAGGTAGTCAGCGGGGATTCCTATGTGGATGAATCAATGCTTACCGGAGAACCAATCCCTAATCATAAATTTGTTGGGGAAACGGTGTCAGCAGGAACCATTAACCAAGATGGCTCACTCGTCATTGAAACAACCGGTATTGGTGCGCAAACTATGTTGTCGCGCATTATTCAGTTGGTTCGCCAAGCGCAAAGCAGTAAACCCGCTTTAGCTAAGTTGGCAGATAAGATCTCATCGGTGTTTGTTCCTGTGGTTGTCGCCATTGCAATTGTTACTGCGTTAGTTTGGTACTTAGTTGGGCCAGAGCCTAAAATCAGCTACATGTTAGTCGCGGCCACCACGGTGCTCATTATTGCTTGTCCTTGCGCGCTCGGTTTAGCGACACCGCTGTCCGTCACTGTAGGTGTGGGCAAAGCAGCCGAACTGGGTATTTTGATCAAAGATGCCGATGTGCTGCAAAGTGCCAGCAAAATAGACACAGTGGTGTTTGATAAAACCGGCACCTTGACTCAGGGACGCCCCACCATTCAATCAATTGATCCATTAACTATGAGTGCTGATGAGCTGCTCACTTTAGCGTATGCCTTGGAGCAACACTCCGAGCACCCACTAGCCAAAGCAGTTTGCCTGCATGCCAAAGAGCAAAATCTTAATGCCCCAGAGGTAACCGACTTTGCTAACCAACGCGGCAAAGGCCTAAAAGGTCACATTGACGGGCATACAATCACGGTAGGCTCAATTGGCTACTTGCAAACCAGCAACGTGGACTTAGCCCCCTTAGCCGACGTACTAAACCGTTATAGAGCGCAAGCTTGGAGCCCGGTTGTGATCGCAAGCGATGGCAAGGTCATCGGCGCTATCGCCATTGCCGATCCATTAAAAGAGAGTGCAATTAGCGCCATCAACACGCTCAATCGTATGGGCATCCACACGGTGATGTTAACCGGTGACCAAAGCTCTGTTGCAAACGCTATCGCGAAAGAGATCGGGATCAACCAAGTCATAGCTCAAGTACTACCAGATCAAAAAGCGCAACATATTGCCAAGCTACAACAAGAGGGACGCACTGTTGCAATGGCTGGTGATGGGATTAATGATGCGCCCGCATTGGCTCAGGCAGATATTGGTATCGCAATGGGATCTGGCAGTGACGTTGCAATAGAAAGTGCTCAAATGACGCTGCTCAATTCGTCACCACTGGCGATTGCTGACGCCATTGAGTTATCTAAGGCCACCGTTAAAAACATCAAACAAAACCTAATGGGTGCATTTGTTTACAATACGTTGGGTATACCTATTGCTGCGGGGGTTCTCTACCCTGCTTTTGGTTTTATGCTCAACCCAGTGATTGCCGGTGCGGCAATGGCACTCTCCTCAATTACGGTGGTGAGCAATGCCAACCGCTTACGCTTGTTTAAGCGATAA
- the gltX gene encoding glutamate--tRNA ligase — protein sequence MTVKTRFAPSPTGFLHVGGARTALYSWLYAKNQGGEFVLRIEDTDLERSTQEAVDAILEGMTWLGLDWDEGPYYQTKRFDRYNEVVDQLLAEGKAYKCYASKELLDEVRAEQEANKELVRYDANHPKIKAVNEAAKEGDPCCIRFRNPTEGSVVFDDQIRGRIEFSNSVLDDLIIRRTDGSPTYNFCVVVDDWDMGITHVIRGEDHINNTPRQINIYKALGAEVPTFAHCAMILGDDGAKLSKRHGAVSVMQYRDEGYLPEALINYLVRLGWGHGDQEIFTKEEMIEFFSLNAISKSASAFNTEKLLWLNNHYIKTLAPEYVASHLEWHFEHQGINKDNGPALTDLVALMGERAHTLVELASQSRYFYEDFSEFDAAAAKKHLRGVAKEPLALALSKIEALTEWTAESLHGVIEAVCAELEVGMGKVGMPLRVAVTGAGQSPSVDATMQLIGKERVIARIKMAIEFIEQREANAQ from the coding sequence ATGACGGTTAAAACTCGTTTTGCTCCAAGCCCAACAGGCTTTCTTCATGTCGGTGGTGCTCGTACGGCACTGTACTCTTGGTTGTATGCTAAAAACCAAGGTGGTGAATTTGTTTTGCGTATCGAAGACACTGACCTAGAACGTTCTACTCAAGAAGCAGTAGATGCGATTCTTGAGGGCATGACTTGGCTTGGTTTGGATTGGGATGAGGGTCCTTACTACCAAACTAAACGTTTTGATCGTTACAACGAAGTTGTTGACCAACTGCTTGCAGAAGGCAAAGCGTACAAATGTTATGCATCAAAAGAATTGCTTGATGAGGTTCGTGCAGAGCAAGAAGCGAACAAAGAACTGGTTCGTTACGATGCAAACCATCCAAAAATTAAAGCAGTAAACGAAGCAGCAAAAGAGGGCGATCCTTGCTGTATCCGTTTCCGTAACCCAACGGAAGGTTCTGTTGTATTTGATGATCAAATCCGTGGTCGTATCGAATTCTCAAACAGCGTATTGGATGACTTGATCATCCGTCGTACTGACGGTTCACCAACCTATAACTTCTGTGTTGTGGTTGATGACTGGGATATGGGTATCACACACGTAATTCGTGGTGAAGACCACATCAACAACACACCTCGTCAAATCAACATCTATAAAGCACTTGGTGCTGAAGTTCCTACTTTCGCTCACTGTGCAATGATTCTTGGTGATGACGGTGCGAAATTGTCTAAACGTCACGGCGCGGTTTCGGTTATGCAATACCGCGATGAAGGTTACTTGCCTGAAGCACTAATCAACTACCTAGTACGTCTAGGTTGGGGCCATGGCGACCAAGAAATCTTCACTAAAGAAGAGATGATCGAGTTCTTCAGCCTAAATGCCATTTCTAAATCAGCATCAGCATTTAATACTGAAAAACTACTTTGGTTGAACAACCATTACATCAAAACGCTTGCGCCTGAATACGTGGCAAGTCACCTAGAATGGCATTTCGAACACCAAGGTATCAACAAAGACAACGGTCCTGCACTGACAGATCTTGTTGCGCTAATGGGTGAACGTGCTCATACGTTGGTTGAGCTTGCATCTCAATCTCGTTACTTCTACGAAGACTTCTCTGAGTTCGATGCAGCTGCAGCGAAAAAACACCTTCGTGGCGTAGCGAAAGAGCCGCTAGCTCTTGCGCTAAGCAAAATTGAAGCGCTAACGGAATGGACTGCTGAGAGCCTACACGGTGTGATTGAAGCAGTATGTGCTGAACTAGAAGTGGGCATGGGTAAAGTAGGTATGCCACTGCGTGTTGCTGTGACTGGCGCAGGCCAATCACCTTCAGTAGATGCAACCATGCAGCTGATTGGTAAAGAGCGTGTGATTGCTCGTATCAAGATGGCAATTGAATTTATCGAACAACGCGAAGCAAACGCGCAATAA
- a CDS encoding Fe3+-citrate ABC transporter substrate-binding protein, with protein sequence MKKSNLETNTGHRFISKAKTAYKIHIHTPEDNVLHRSVGYIRIGEKRGLQKAIRMRNELGSEMWGKHWRRILKDPYLMTRLPHSLEPKIIYKPRPTLENPDCRDACYIAAWRHYDAKGQCTFKSVVCSINKHGKLAAYSKTKKALLEAHKEYLDILIYMGRLNSIDLK encoded by the coding sequence ATGAAGAAGAGTAATTTGGAAACCAATACCGGCCATCGCTTTATTTCTAAAGCCAAAACCGCGTATAAAATCCACATTCATACCCCAGAAGATAATGTGTTACACCGCTCTGTTGGTTACATTCGTATAGGTGAAAAACGCGGATTACAAAAAGCCATTCGCATGCGCAATGAACTGGGTTCTGAAATGTGGGGCAAACACTGGAGACGTATTCTGAAAGATCCTTATCTCATGACTCGTCTACCTCATAGTTTAGAACCGAAAATCATCTATAAACCGAGACCTACTCTCGAAAACCCAGATTGCAGAGACGCCTGTTATATAGCAGCATGGCGCCACTATGATGCTAAAGGACAATGCACCTTTAAGAGCGTAGTGTGTTCGATTAACAAACATGGCAAGTTAGCCGCTTACAGTAAAACGAAGAAAGCCTTACTTGAGGCACATAAAGAGTATTTAGATATTCTGATTTACATGGGGCGTTTAAACAGTATCGATCTGAAATAG
- a CDS encoding LacI family DNA-binding transcriptional regulator — protein MKASVPKTIPKTMASAAEVAKLAGVSRSAVSRTFTPGASVSTQTREKVLAAAKTLNYHVNHLARSLSKDSSRPVCILGANLNAPFQASLLDILTQNLQRAGKAVMVINTAGGRESTNESLSQTLNYRAFATIVLSGTPDNEYVQTCIDSGQHVILINRGHQFAGADHFVIDYESIMADAHYLFNEAGCQKLAVISSTNQSPSLLARERFFIQAAEEHQHSCSLLRVGPTAYQTGVEAARQLLSGRQRPDGVFCVTDLIACGFMDVARQEFALKIPEDICVIGFDDIEQASWHSYQLTTFKQPLEEMAQAIVKRLVALSPETPPETYTFLARSQWRKSVRPKP, from the coding sequence ATGAAAGCGTCTGTCCCCAAAACGATACCCAAAACCATGGCTAGTGCCGCTGAAGTGGCCAAACTTGCCGGCGTTTCGCGCTCTGCTGTATCACGCACCTTCACTCCTGGAGCCAGTGTTTCAACCCAAACTCGCGAAAAGGTACTCGCAGCGGCAAAGACGCTTAATTATCACGTGAATCATCTCGCCCGCAGTCTCTCGAAAGATTCGAGCCGCCCGGTGTGTATTTTAGGCGCCAACTTAAACGCTCCCTTTCAAGCCAGTCTTCTCGATATTTTGACCCAAAATCTACAGCGTGCGGGTAAAGCCGTTATGGTGATCAATACCGCCGGTGGACGCGAAAGCACCAATGAATCACTCAGTCAAACGCTTAACTACCGCGCTTTTGCTACCATCGTTCTCTCTGGTACTCCCGATAATGAGTATGTGCAAACCTGTATCGATAGTGGTCAACACGTTATTTTGATCAACCGTGGTCATCAGTTTGCAGGTGCCGATCACTTTGTGATTGATTACGAGTCGATCATGGCTGACGCTCATTATTTGTTTAATGAAGCGGGATGTCAGAAGTTAGCCGTTATTTCCTCAACTAACCAATCACCAAGCTTGCTGGCGCGTGAACGCTTTTTTATTCAGGCTGCCGAAGAGCATCAACACAGTTGCTCCTTACTAAGAGTCGGTCCAACTGCGTATCAAACTGGTGTGGAAGCCGCCCGCCAATTACTCTCTGGTCGACAACGCCCCGATGGCGTCTTTTGTGTAACGGACTTGATTGCCTGCGGTTTTATGGATGTAGCCAGACAAGAATTTGCTCTGAAAATTCCAGAAGACATTTGTGTTATCGGCTTCGATGACATTGAACAAGCCAGTTGGCATAGCTATCAACTCACCACCTTTAAGCAACCTTTAGAAGAGATGGCACAAGCCATAGTCAAGCGACTCGTGGCATTGTCGCCAGAAACACCACCAGAAACCTACACCTTTTTAGCACGGTCGCAATGGCGCAAAAGCGTACGACCTAAACCTTAA
- a CDS encoding protein-tyrosine phosphatase family protein, with product MNLENPHQPAPQYPRPPISLIENDIPHWHVNIYIGGSEGTANVALLKEFDIKIVLNCAVNLDIDWVTERDGKWSEAANSFGSGPVRYYKLGLIDGPGNSAEMLLAGYYLMRSALAQQIPNKPSYKNRELGNILVNCRGGRSRSVTIVALFLHLEIPEKYPTLDAAIAHIRTTRELHPDEWYETPKPELKNLAEQAVKMHNLLRTQQLI from the coding sequence ATGAACCTAGAGAACCCCCACCAACCTGCACCACAATATCCTCGTCCCCCGATCAGTTTGATTGAAAATGACATTCCACACTGGCATGTCAATATCTATATCGGTGGTTCGGAAGGCACAGCAAATGTCGCACTATTGAAAGAATTCGATATTAAAATCGTACTCAATTGCGCGGTCAACTTGGATATTGATTGGGTAACAGAGCGCGATGGAAAATGGAGTGAAGCCGCGAATTCGTTTGGCTCAGGCCCTGTTCGCTATTACAAACTCGGCCTTATTGACGGACCGGGAAACAGTGCTGAAATGCTCCTAGCTGGCTACTACCTGATGCGCTCAGCACTGGCTCAACAAATCCCCAATAAACCGTCATACAAAAACCGTGAGTTGGGCAATATCTTGGTTAATTGCCGCGGTGGACGCAGCCGTTCCGTGACCATTGTTGCACTGTTTTTACATCTGGAAATACCAGAGAAATACCCAACACTGGATGCCGCTATCGCACATATTCGCACAACCCGAGAGCTTCATCCTGATGAATGGTATGAGACACCTAAACCTGAACTGAAAAACCTCGCAGAACAAGCGGTAAAAATGCATAACTTACTGCGAACACAGCAATTGATTTAA
- a CDS encoding inositol monophosphatase family protein, with the protein MNQALELREAALKTHIVKAGLLALSHFHQRSPEEFTLKGKQDFLTEADGLVEHYLNDVIHQQFPLDGIFGEETGGFDEQCEYLWVIDPIDGTANYARGIGHFCVSIAIVSEGQTELGAIYNPVTEELYIARKGQYARKNQRPLHVSQTHSLDSTSFELGWSKRVPQSRYLDVVKNLLDLGANIRRGASGALALAWVAEGRTDGYAELHMNAWDCLAGLLLVREAGGYTGSYPEDYAAIKQGGAIFAATPDVAVALSQAVEIPIQFN; encoded by the coding sequence TTGAATCAAGCGTTAGAACTGCGTGAGGCCGCATTAAAAACTCATATCGTAAAAGCAGGTTTGCTGGCATTAAGTCATTTTCACCAACGATCACCTGAAGAGTTTACGCTAAAAGGCAAACAAGACTTTTTAACCGAAGCCGATGGCTTGGTCGAACATTACTTAAACGACGTGATCCACCAGCAATTTCCTCTCGACGGTATTTTTGGTGAAGAGACAGGCGGTTTTGATGAACAATGCGAATACCTGTGGGTAATTGACCCGATTGACGGTACCGCAAACTATGCTCGTGGCATCGGCCACTTTTGTGTCTCCATCGCCATTGTCTCTGAGGGACAAACTGAACTGGGGGCAATTTATAACCCAGTAACCGAAGAGCTTTATATCGCCAGAAAAGGTCAGTACGCCCGCAAAAATCAGCGACCGCTCCACGTATCTCAGACCCATTCTCTCGATAGCACATCCTTTGAATTGGGCTGGTCAAAACGCGTGCCGCAAAGTCGTTATCTGGATGTGGTCAAAAATCTCCTCGATTTAGGGGCTAATATCCGCCGCGGCGCTTCAGGTGCTCTTGCTCTGGCATGGGTAGCGGAAGGGAGAACCGATGGTTACGCCGAGCTGCACATGAACGCCTGGGATTGTCTGGCTGGATTGCTCCTTGTTCGAGAAGCGGGTGGTTACACCGGCAGCTATCCAGAAGATTACGCTGCGATTAAACAAGGGGGAGCCATTTTCGCCGCTACCCCAGATGTTGCAGTAGCCCTATCTCAAGCCGTTGAGATTCCAATTCAATTTAACTAA
- a CDS encoding ABC transporter substrate-binding protein, which translates to MKQTVTRQLVTLPLLLGCVGSAIAADSLNVSKLIEAAQHEAPITVYDSTGKILKQAKAFSEKYGVKAIGIKAKAPQILEIISREAQAGNVKADVAFLSDAPAATQQLLAKGYVYSWTPADLKNHIDATYQNPLTVVLAPNVWAYNTAQYSECPITNIWQLTEPKWRGKVTMQDPLGKPSYTDWFNQMATHYDQQVAAAYQQEFGRPLQTDESSATAAFVQALAENGPLLTHSDSDSAQAIGAPDVKQSFVGLISTAKFRNNKDGMKLGLCHGLKPFAGWSYPSLGLIAKGTHSPNAAKLFIHYMLTSEGIAPQGVDGKMSTNNQVDLPHNEPSGIANYRQEIMGYQTSSAKSDWQSRQDWQDLWNLSYHK; encoded by the coding sequence ATGAAACAGACAGTTACTCGCCAATTAGTGACTCTGCCATTACTGCTTGGCTGTGTGGGTTCAGCAATTGCTGCAGACTCACTCAACGTATCGAAACTGATTGAGGCTGCCCAGCATGAAGCACCAATTACCGTGTACGACTCTACCGGCAAAATCCTCAAACAAGCCAAAGCATTTAGCGAAAAATATGGTGTAAAAGCGATTGGCATAAAAGCAAAAGCACCACAAATATTGGAAATCATTTCCCGCGAAGCACAAGCAGGAAATGTGAAAGCGGATGTGGCTTTTCTGTCAGATGCACCAGCAGCAACTCAACAACTGCTGGCGAAAGGCTATGTGTACAGTTGGACGCCAGCAGATTTAAAAAACCACATTGACGCGACCTACCAAAATCCTTTGACTGTGGTACTGGCACCTAACGTGTGGGCTTACAACACTGCGCAATACAGTGAATGTCCAATCACCAACATCTGGCAGCTAACTGAGCCTAAATGGCGAGGCAAAGTAACCATGCAAGACCCGCTCGGTAAACCCTCTTATACCGACTGGTTTAACCAAATGGCAACGCATTATGACCAACAAGTTGCTGCCGCTTATCAGCAAGAGTTTGGTAGACCACTGCAAACCGATGAGAGCTCAGCAACCGCCGCTTTTGTTCAAGCACTCGCAGAAAATGGGCCGCTTTTGACTCATTCTGATAGCGACTCCGCTCAAGCAATTGGTGCTCCCGATGTGAAACAAAGTTTTGTGGGTCTTATCAGCACAGCAAAGTTTCGTAATAACAAAGATGGCATGAAGTTGGGTCTTTGCCATGGTCTTAAGCCTTTTGCTGGCTGGAGCTACCCAAGCTTAGGTTTAATAGCCAAAGGGACGCATAGCCCAAATGCGGCCAAGTTGTTTATTCACTACATGCTGACATCGGAAGGCATCGCACCGCAAGGCGTTGATGGCAAGATGTCGACCAATAATCAAGTGGATTTGCCACATAACGAACCATCGGGTATTGCCAACTACCGCCAAGAAATTATGGGTTACCAGACATCTTCAGCTAAGAGCGACTGGCAAAGCCGTCAAGATTGGCAAGACCTATGGAACTTGAGTTACCACAAGTAA